Proteins encoded together in one Porites lutea chromosome 2, jaPorLute2.1, whole genome shotgun sequence window:
- the LOC140926432 gene encoding uncharacterized protein KIAA1958-like, giving the protein MASRFASISDEVKEFTEKLENENTKKKSLYDIKVFKEYLDACDEKREIEDITPVELQETIKKFVLAVRKKNGEEYEPSSLRAFIQSIDRHLRKNSYGFSVLNDKEFHEVQDILKKKQKQLKSIGKGNRPNAADPLSDEDIDTFYSRKVLGIHSPRALLNTLWMTNCTFFGMRPGKEQRDLCWGDLQLKTDSEGNRFIEFNIERQTKTLEILERRNLKCTKTRVTQIAAPSTPTWLTKSTGPQA; this is encoded by the coding sequence ATGGCGAGCAGGTTTGCGTCCATCAGCGACGAAGTTAAAGAGTTTacagaaaaacttgaaaacgagAACACGAAGAAGAAATCCTTGTACGACataaaagttttcaaagaaTATCTTGACGCCTGTGACGAGAAAAGGGAAATTGAAGATATTACGCCCGTGGAACTGCAAGAAACCATCAAAAAATTTGTTCTTGCTGTGCGAAAGAAAAATGGTGAAGAATACGAACCCTCGTCCCTCAGAGCGTTTATCCAAAGCATCGACCGGCATCTTCGCAAAAACAGCTATGGATTCTCCGTGCTTAACGACAAGGAATTTCACGAAGTgcaagatattttaaagaagaaacaaaaacagctgAAATCCATAGGGAAAGGAAACCGGCCTAATGCAGCAGACCCGCTGTCAGATGAAGACATTGACACTTTTTACAGCCGCAAAGTCCTAGGAATTCACTCTCCTAGAGCTCTATTAAATACCCTCTGGATGACCAACTGTACATTCTTCGGTATGAGGCCAGGAAAAGAGCAGAGAGACCTTTGCTGGGGCGATTTGCAATTAAAAACAGATTCGGAGGGAAACCGCTTCATCGAGTTTAACATTGAAAGACAAACGAAAACCCTCGAAATATTAGAGAGAAGAAACCTAAAATGTACGAAGACAAGAGTAACGCAGATCGCTGCCCCGTCAACACCTACTTGGCTTACAAAGAGCACCGGCCCACAAGCATGA